From the Sphingomonas suaedae genome, one window contains:
- the rplI gene encoding 50S ribosomal protein L9, translated as MEVILLERVEKLGHIGDVVNVKDGFARNFLLPNKKALRANDANRKVFEANRERIVAENAAKREEAEKESKGLEGVSVTLIRQASNTGQLYGSVAVRDIIESLNADGHKVTKAQVVLDKPIKAIGLYDVKVALHAEVAVTVKVNVARSPEEAEMQAQGVNVMEAMFEKDEAGFTEERDPNLEPGEIAAEANEEQAEG; from the coding sequence ATGGAAGTCATTCTGCTCGAACGGGTCGAAAAGCTCGGTCATATCGGCGATGTGGTGAATGTGAAGGACGGGTTCGCCCGCAACTTCCTTCTCCCGAACAAGAAGGCGCTGCGCGCCAACGACGCCAACCGCAAGGTCTTTGAGGCTAACCGCGAACGCATCGTCGCCGAAAATGCGGCGAAGCGCGAAGAGGCCGAGAAGGAATCGAAGGGCCTCGAAGGCGTTTCGGTCACCCTGATCCGCCAGGCGTCGAACACCGGCCAGCTGTACGGCTCGGTCGCGGTGCGCGACATCATCGAATCGCTCAACGCCGATGGCCACAAGGTCACCAAGGCGCAGGTGGTCCTCGACAAGCCGATCAAGGCGATCGGCCTGTACGACGTGAAGGTCGCGCTGCACGCCGAGGTTGCGGTGACCGTCAAGGTCAACGTCGCCCGCTCGCCCGAAGAGGCCGAGATGCAGGCACAGGGCGTCAACGTGATGGAGGCAATGTTCGAAAAGGACGAAGCCGGCTTCACCGAAGAGCGCGATCCGAACCTCGAACCCGGCGAAATCGCCGCCGAGGCGAACGAGGAGCAGGCCGAGGGCTAA
- a CDS encoding prolyl hydroxylase family protein, whose protein sequence is MTFEQEVQAVARQGHDAAVAFVHQRAAEGDADAMMMLAQWRCWGHFGSQDLAEAYRLTEAAAATGHLPAMLTRASMLLTRTGTSRDADAARAIVEAAAPRSPLAAQHLAIADSIPREAPQPEILSDDPYIARIPGLISRDACAFVMARAMPMLQPSFVIDPANGQRVPHPIRTSAGAAFPPTDEDLVLHTVNCRAATASNTDVGRGEPLHVLRYTPGQEYRPHLDALPGVENQRSHTVLIYLNDGYGGGETEFPELGITVRAQAGDALVFRNTTDAGRADARTEHAGLPVTSGEKWLATRWIRQAEFHPWKAETER, encoded by the coding sequence ATGACCTTTGAACAGGAAGTGCAGGCGGTCGCGCGTCAGGGACATGACGCTGCGGTCGCGTTCGTGCACCAGCGTGCCGCCGAGGGCGATGCCGATGCGATGATGATGCTGGCACAATGGCGGTGCTGGGGCCATTTCGGTAGCCAGGATCTGGCGGAAGCCTATCGCCTGACCGAGGCCGCGGCGGCGACCGGACATCTGCCCGCGATGCTGACCCGGGCGTCGATGCTGCTGACCAGGACGGGAACGTCGCGCGATGCCGATGCCGCGCGCGCGATCGTGGAGGCAGCGGCGCCACGCTCGCCACTCGCTGCCCAGCATCTCGCCATCGCCGATTCGATCCCGCGCGAGGCGCCCCAGCCCGAGATATTGAGCGACGATCCCTATATTGCGCGTATCCCGGGGCTGATTTCGCGCGATGCCTGCGCGTTCGTCATGGCGCGGGCGATGCCGATGTTGCAGCCATCCTTCGTCATCGATCCGGCCAACGGGCAGCGGGTCCCGCATCCGATCCGGACGTCGGCCGGCGCGGCATTTCCGCCGACTGACGAGGATCTGGTGCTTCACACGGTGAATTGCCGTGCGGCGACGGCTTCCAATACCGATGTCGGGCGGGGCGAACCCCTGCACGTCCTGCGCTACACGCCGGGGCAGGAATATCGTCCGCATCTGGATGCGCTGCCGGGCGTGGAAAATCAGCGCTCGCACACGGTGCTGATCTATCTCAACGACGGCTATGGCGGGGGTGAGACCGAATTTCCCGAACTCGGGATCACAGTGCGGGCTCAGGCGGGCGACGCGCTCGTCTTCCGCAACACCACCGATGCGGGGCGGGCGGACGCGCGCACCGAACATGCCGGTTTGCCGGTGACGTCGGGCGAGAAATGGCTTGCGACGCGCTGGATCAGGCAAGCGGAATTCCACCCCTGGAAGGCTGAAACCGAGCGTTGA
- the rpsR gene encoding 30S ribosomal protein S18, whose amino-acid sequence MARPFFRRRKSCPFSAKDAPRIDYKDVRLLQGFVSERGKIVPSRITSVSAKKQRELAIAIKRARHLGLLPFIVK is encoded by the coding sequence ATGGCACGACCCTTTTTCCGCCGCCGCAAGAGCTGCCCCTTCTCCGCGAAGGATGCCCCCCGGATCGACTATAAGGACGTCCGGCTGCTACAGGGCTTCGTCTCCGAGCGTGGCAAGATCGTCCCCTCGCGCATCACCTCGGTGAGCGCGAAGAAGCAGCGCGAGCTGGCGATTGCCATCAAGCGCGCCCGTCACCTGGGCCTGCTGCCCTTTATCGTGAAGTAA
- the fabG gene encoding 3-oxoacyl-[acyl-carrier-protein] reductase: MFDLTGMTALVTGASGGIGSAIAKALVAQGARLAVSGSNVQKLEAFRAELGGDHVALACNLSDAAAVDALVPSAVEALGKLDILVNNAGVTRDNLAMRMKDEEWDTVIRVNLEAAFRLMRAAAKPMMKARFGRMISITSVVGATGNPGQANYAASKAGLVGMSKAMAQELASRNITVNCVAPGFIRSAMTDVLPEAQKAALLTKIPAGDLGSGEDIGAAVVYLASKEAGYVTGQTLHVNGGMAML, translated from the coding sequence ATGTTCGACCTGACAGGCATGACTGCGCTGGTGACTGGCGCTTCCGGTGGTATCGGGTCCGCGATTGCCAAGGCTCTTGTCGCTCAAGGCGCGCGGTTGGCGGTTTCGGGGTCCAATGTGCAGAAGCTGGAGGCGTTTCGTGCCGAGCTGGGCGGGGATCATGTTGCGCTGGCGTGCAACCTGAGCGACGCAGCCGCAGTCGACGCGCTGGTTCCGTCGGCGGTCGAGGCGCTCGGCAAGCTCGACATCCTCGTCAACAATGCCGGCGTGACGCGCGACAATCTGGCGATGCGGATGAAGGATGAGGAGTGGGACACGGTCATCCGTGTCAATCTGGAGGCCGCGTTCCGGCTGATGCGCGCGGCGGCCAAGCCGATGATGAAGGCGCGGTTTGGGCGGATGATCTCGATCACCTCGGTCGTCGGCGCGACCGGCAATCCGGGGCAGGCCAACTATGCCGCATCAAAGGCGGGGCTGGTCGGCATGTCCAAGGCGATGGCGCAGGAACTGGCGAGCCGGAACATCACGGTGAACTGCGTTGCGCCCGGTTTTATCCGGTCGGCGATGACCGATGTGCTGCCCGAGGCGCAGAAGGCGGCCCTGCTGACGAAAATTCCGGCGGGCGACCTGGGCAGCGGCGAGGATATCGGTGCGGCAGTGGTCTATCTTGCCAGCAAGGAGGCCGGGTACGTCACCGGACAGACGCTGCACGTCAATGGCGGCATGGCGATGCTCTGA
- a CDS encoding acyl carrier protein, with protein sequence MSETADRVKKIVVEHLGVEAEKVTEDASFIDDLGADSLDIVELVMAFEEEFGVEIPDDAAEKIATVKDAITYIDENQG encoded by the coding sequence ATGAGCGAGACCGCCGATCGCGTGAAGAAGATCGTCGTCGAGCATCTTGGCGTCGAAGCCGAGAAGGTGACGGAAGATGCGAGCTTCATCGACGACCTGGGCGCGGACAGCCTCGACATTGTCGAGCTGGTGATGGCGTTCGAAGAAGAATTCGGTGTCGAGATCCCCGACGACGCGGCCGAGAAGATCGCGACCGTCAAGGATGCGATCACCTATATCGACGAAAATCAGGGCTAA
- the mutL gene encoding DNA mismatch repair endonuclease MutL, translated as MSIRRLPEHLVNRIAAGEVVERPASALKELVENAVDSGATRISVRLGGGGIDLIEVSDDGCGMAPAEMALALERHATSKLPDDAIDAVTTLGFRGEALPSIASVSRFTVESRPRGADGWSRTVDNGALVGEGPAALPPGTRVRVEGLFEKVPARRKFLRSTRSEYAACLDIVKRLAMARPEIGFSVEHDGRRVLAVQEGMDRVARVAALTDRDLAANSVGIDFEREGIALGGVAGLPTFNRGVADHQYLFVNGRPVKDRLLTGAVRGAYAEMLARDRHPVVALFLDVPPDQVDVNVHPAKTEVRFRDPQLARGLIVSGLRRALDGAGHRSVQRPDAAVMGLWTSSSSSPSPSGEGLGVGPIQTGFGLDETYTPHPNPSPEGEGLRYVRDRPTFFSPPPQARAEPAAEPVPASITYPLGVARGQVAKTYIVAEAEDGLVLVDQHAAHERLVLERMRRAMSNGGVTSQALLLPEVVELDEPACDRLEARAGELAEFGLELERFGPRAMLVRATPAMLGKGDVIGLVTDIADELAAFESALSLKEKLDHVAATMACHGSVRAGRVLSVAEMNALLREMEVTPHSGQCNHGRPTWVKLAHGDIEKLFGRK; from the coding sequence ATGTCAATACGACGCTTGCCCGAACATCTTGTCAACCGGATTGCAGCGGGCGAAGTGGTGGAACGCCCCGCCAGCGCGCTCAAGGAACTGGTGGAAAACGCGGTCGATTCGGGCGCGACGCGGATCTCGGTCCGGCTGGGCGGCGGCGGGATCGATCTGATCGAGGTCAGCGACGACGGCTGTGGCATGGCGCCCGCCGAAATGGCGTTGGCGCTGGAACGCCACGCGACCTCCAAATTGCCCGACGACGCGATCGATGCCGTCACGACTCTGGGCTTTCGCGGCGAGGCGCTGCCTTCGATCGCAAGCGTATCGCGCTTCACGGTCGAGAGTCGCCCGCGCGGAGCCGATGGCTGGTCGCGGACCGTGGACAATGGCGCGTTGGTGGGGGAGGGGCCGGCGGCGCTGCCCCCGGGCACGCGGGTGCGGGTCGAGGGATTGTTCGAGAAGGTGCCCGCGCGGCGCAAGTTCCTGCGCTCGACCCGGTCGGAATATGCCGCCTGTCTCGATATCGTGAAGCGACTGGCGATGGCGCGACCGGAGATCGGCTTTTCGGTCGAGCATGACGGGCGGCGGGTTCTGGCAGTGCAGGAGGGGATGGACCGAGTCGCTCGCGTTGCGGCGCTGACCGACCGCGACCTTGCCGCCAACAGCGTCGGCATCGATTTCGAGCGTGAGGGGATCGCGCTCGGCGGGGTCGCCGGGCTGCCGACCTTCAACCGCGGCGTTGCGGATCACCAATATCTCTTCGTCAACGGGAGGCCGGTGAAGGACCGGCTGCTGACCGGCGCGGTGCGCGGCGCCTATGCCGAGATGCTGGCGCGCGACCGGCATCCGGTGGTGGCGCTGTTCCTCGACGTGCCGCCGGATCAGGTGGATGTGAACGTCCATCCGGCCAAGACCGAAGTGCGGTTCCGCGATCCGCAGCTGGCGCGTGGGCTAATCGTCAGCGGCCTCAGGCGTGCGCTGGACGGGGCGGGGCATCGCAGCGTGCAGCGGCCCGATGCGGCGGTGATGGGGTTGTGGACGAGTTCTTCTTCAAGCCCCTCCCCTTCAGGGGAGGGGTTGGGGGTGGGGCCTATCCAAACGGGATTCGGTCTCGATGAGACTTATACGCCCCACCCCAACCCCTCCCCTGAAGGGGAGGGGCTAAGATATGTCCGCGATCGCCCGACCTTCTTCTCGCCGCCCCCGCAAGCCCGCGCAGAACCCGCCGCCGAACCGGTGCCCGCATCGATCACCTATCCTCTGGGCGTCGCGCGGGGGCAGGTGGCGAAAACCTATATCGTCGCGGAAGCCGAGGACGGGCTGGTGCTGGTCGATCAACATGCCGCGCACGAACGGCTGGTGCTGGAGCGGATGCGCCGGGCGATGAGCAATGGCGGGGTGACGAGCCAGGCGCTGTTGCTACCCGAAGTCGTCGAGCTCGACGAACCGGCGTGCGACCGGCTGGAGGCGCGGGCGGGCGAGCTGGCGGAGTTCGGGCTGGAGCTGGAACGCTTCGGCCCGCGCGCGATGCTGGTCCGCGCTACCCCGGCGATGCTGGGCAAGGGCGATGTGATCGGACTGGTCACCGATATTGCCGACGAGCTGGCCGCGTTCGAGTCCGCGCTGAGCCTCAAGGAAAAGCTCGACCATGTCGCCGCGACGATGGCGTGCCACGGATCGGTGCGGGCCGGTCGCGTCCTCTCGGTCGCCGAGATGAACGCACTGCTCCGCGAGATGGAGGTCACCCCGCATTCTGGCCAGTGCAACCACGGTCGCCCGACCTGGGTGAAGCTGGCGCATGGCGATATCGAGAAGCTGTTCGGGCGAAAATAA
- a CDS encoding RcnB family protein — translation MKKFVLAAVAASVAVSPILAAAPAAAAPAKQTRTVVKQKPNGKVVVKKTTVKKATPQRYRTSWKRGDRFDYRQARNYRQIDYRHYRGLKAPPRGYRYVQSGNDVVMVGITSGIVAAVLANLIR, via the coding sequence ATGAAGAAGTTTGTTCTCGCCGCCGTCGCCGCATCGGTCGCGGTCAGCCCGATCCTGGCCGCTGCACCCGCCGCCGCCGCGCCTGCCAAGCAGACCCGCACGGTCGTGAAGCAGAAGCCGAATGGCAAGGTCGTCGTCAAAAAGACCACGGTGAAGAAGGCGACTCCGCAGCGCTATCGCACCAGCTGGAAGCGTGGCGACCGGTTCGACTATCGTCAGGCGCGCAACTATCGCCAGATCGACTATCGCCACTATCGCGGTCTGAAGGCGCCGCCGCGCGGCTACCGCTATGTCCAGTCGGGCAATGATGTGGTGATGGTCGGCATCACCAGCGGCATCGTCGCTGCGGTGCTCGCGAACCTGATCCGCTAA
- the rpsF gene encoding 30S ribosomal protein S6 — protein sequence MALYEHVFLARQDLAQAQVDALAETATKIVEDNQGKVVKTETWGLRSLAYKIAKNRKAHYVMLEIDAPAGVVAELERQTQINEDVIRYMTVRVDAHEQGPTVMMRKGDRERRGRRDRDGDEGRGE from the coding sequence ATGGCTCTGTACGAGCATGTGTTCCTTGCGCGCCAGGATCTGGCACAGGCGCAAGTGGACGCACTGGCGGAAACCGCCACCAAGATCGTCGAAGACAATCAGGGCAAGGTCGTCAAGACCGAGACCTGGGGTCTTCGCAGCCTCGCCTACAAGATCGCGAAGAACCGCAAGGCGCACTACGTGATGCTCGAAATCGACGCCCCTGCGGGTGTCGTCGCCGAGCTCGAGCGCCAGACGCAGATCAACGAAGACGTGATCCGCTACATGACCGTCCGCGTCGACGCGCATGAACAGGGTCCGACCGTGATGATGCGCAAGGGTGACCGCGAACGCCGCGGCCGTCGCGACCGCGACGGTGACGAAGGCCGGGGAGAATAA
- the fabD gene encoding ACP S-malonyltransferase produces the protein MRAFIFPGQGSQSVGMGQALAQASAVAREVFQEVDDALGQKLFKLMTEGPESELTLTENAQPAIMAHAIAVLRVLEKEGGVRLADKADFVAGHSLGEYTALCAAGALDLQTTAKLLKLRGQAMQAAVPVGEGAMAALLGADLVKAQAIADAAAEGEVCTVANDNDPSQVVISGAKGAIDRAVAIAKDHGAKRAVLLPVSAPFHCPMMQPAADAMAKALADVAIRAPLVPVYANVTAAPVSDPDTIRALLVEQVTGMVRWRESVAAIFDAGVHDYVELGGKVLGAMVKRIAPDATVTSVVTMDDIEALEKVL, from the coding sequence ATGCGTGCATTCATCTTTCCCGGACAGGGAAGCCAGTCGGTTGGCATGGGGCAAGCGTTGGCGCAGGCGAGCGCGGTGGCGCGTGAGGTGTTTCAGGAGGTCGATGACGCGCTGGGCCAGAAGCTGTTCAAGCTGATGACCGAGGGGCCGGAAAGCGAGTTGACGCTGACCGAGAATGCCCAGCCCGCGATCATGGCCCATGCCATCGCTGTGCTGCGCGTGCTGGAAAAGGAAGGCGGCGTCCGGCTGGCCGACAAAGCCGATTTTGTCGCCGGGCACAGTCTGGGCGAATATACCGCATTGTGCGCGGCGGGGGCGCTGGACCTGCAGACCACTGCCAAGCTGCTCAAGCTGCGCGGGCAGGCGATGCAGGCGGCGGTGCCGGTGGGTGAGGGCGCGATGGCGGCGCTGCTCGGCGCCGATCTGGTCAAGGCGCAGGCGATTGCCGATGCGGCGGCCGAGGGCGAGGTTTGCACGGTCGCGAACGACAATGATCCGTCGCAGGTCGTGATTTCGGGCGCCAAGGGCGCGATCGACCGGGCGGTTGCGATCGCCAAGGATCATGGGGCGAAGCGCGCGGTGCTGTTGCCGGTGTCGGCGCCGTTCCACTGCCCGATGATGCAGCCCGCTGCCGACGCGATGGCCAAGGCGCTGGCCGATGTCGCGATCCGCGCGCCGCTGGTCCCGGTCTACGCCAATGTCACCGCTGCGCCGGTAAGCGATCCCGATACAATCCGGGCGCTGCTGGTGGAGCAGGTGACGGGAATGGTCCGGTGGCGCGAGTCGGTGGCGGCAATTTTCGACGCCGGGGTGCACGATTATGTCGAACTGGGCGGCAAGGTGCTGGGCGCGATGGTCAAGCGGATTGCGCCGGACGCGACCGTGACGAGTGTAGTGACGATGGATGATATCGAGGCCCTGGAGAAGGTGCTTTAA